The following proteins come from a genomic window of Oceanispirochaeta sp.:
- a CDS encoding response regulator has translation MKLLIVDDSKAARMLIKSILLDYDSEMELMEASNGEEGVALYLQEQPDIVFLDLTMPIMDGYEALEKILSINPNAQVVVLTADIQVKSVQRCMNLGAYKVVKKLPDKQAVHGLLDELKKTTEGLM, from the coding sequence ATGAAACTTCTTATAGTCGATGATTCCAAAGCGGCAAGGATGCTGATAAAGTCTATCCTTCTAGATTATGATTCTGAAATGGAATTGATGGAGGCCTCTAACGGTGAAGAAGGGGTGGCTCTATATTTACAGGAGCAGCCGGATATAGTTTTCCTGGATTTAACCATGCCCATAATGGATGGTTATGAAGCCCTTGAGAAAATTCTTTCAATCAACCCGAATGCTCAGGTCGTCGTTCTGACCGCAGATATTCAGGTCAAATCAGTTCAGCGGTGTATGAATTTGGGTGCCTACAAAGTTGTTAAAAAACTTCCGGATAAACAGGCCGTTCACGGGCTTCTGGATGAATTGAAGAAGACCACGGAAGGCTTGATGTGA
- a CDS encoding chemotaxis protein CheC: protein MIDSHDGILTEMEIDALRETMNISFGSAAADLAEIMDIFIQITVPNINTVSLPELSGFIRHKIKDFKSCSIVEQQYNGDFEGIALLVFPYGEAKELISYFHQPEAPGFVSDNLIDLESEVLLEIGNILIGACIGRIFELLDSRIGYQPPQMLLGEEFDRSFLNQNFNNQNLVIIMSTFFRFEDRNATGHMFLINNKKSIPHLKKALSRFLG from the coding sequence GTGATAGATTCACACGACGGAATCCTGACTGAAATGGAGATTGATGCTCTCCGGGAAACCATGAATATCTCTTTTGGTTCCGCCGCTGCAGACCTGGCGGAAATCATGGATATTTTTATTCAGATCACAGTTCCCAATATCAACACTGTAAGCCTTCCCGAGTTGTCAGGTTTTATAAGGCACAAGATTAAGGATTTCAAGAGTTGCAGCATTGTGGAGCAGCAATATAACGGAGATTTTGAAGGAATAGCACTCCTGGTTTTCCCCTATGGGGAAGCCAAGGAACTGATCTCCTATTTTCATCAACCCGAAGCACCCGGTTTTGTCTCTGATAATCTGATTGATCTCGAAAGTGAAGTCTTATTAGAAATCGGCAATATCCTGATCGGGGCCTGTATAGGCAGGATTTTTGAACTTCTGGACAGTCGCATTGGTTATCAGCCTCCCCAGATGTTATTGGGAGAAGAATTTGATCGATCTTTTCTCAATCAGAATTTCAATAATCAGAATTTGGTTATTATTATGAGCACATTTTTCCGATTCGAAGACAGGAATGCTACGGGTCATATGTTTTTAATCAACAATAAGAAGTCCATTCCTCATCTGAAAAAAGCACTGTCCCGGTTTTTGGGCTGA